A window from Primulina eburnea isolate SZY01 chromosome 2, ASM2296580v1, whole genome shotgun sequence encodes these proteins:
- the LOC140823381 gene encoding sister chromatid cohesion 1 protein 3-like isoform X1, translating to MFFSHTFLARKGPLGTVWCAAHLQHKLKKSHYTSTDIPSTVERIMCPEVPLALRMSGHLLLGVVRIYSKQVDYFYDHCNDVRITINRVFTYVNVNLPEDANHAPYHSVTLPQTFDLDALDVDDFRKDWGQDSHVKSQDDITLMDQVPTGKDPYIVISFNEDDLRDSSSTQERLASEAVPMKDVPPPVQMDTDAGYVDRSPQSPIGVNEITIGNSSPQDLPSIEIMRNAKHHGFHFNDSPILPDRADPDRYLEEQILKDKQTYTPVKEDAVFPDGHSLSSHRHEEEHSFEHLDTLITFVHRTPEIKIQETPAVAQPKVQRRRRKRKQFFDESTVFSNQDMKNALSDTTGIRRVKKNCPCSLLDIWKVNNRLKKDDVFFEPLISGSCAAIQDIYKEDFITSKPHLIITEKEHQETNVSQSMHGNDDNIEIEHLRYNECASPEGCMPLFSNITLPSTERSRRGQLTPKNSNHKFQSERLETTEGFGRLDTGIRLSSGLHDSEMRTPETFFGDGLHHEHTTLFDIPELFNSAGELGFLEQDDNSPAGSQGTLDFGLSSINQGTPELRAMSARTRAVAQYLKRQSFATPFSDKSGESSSGDLSMNKILEGKPRKICARMFSETLVLKNYGLIDLHQEEAYNDITLKITPQLSKGQFSG from the exons ATGTTTTTCTCGCATACATTCTTGGCCAGGAAGGGGCCGTTGGGCACGGTTTGGTGCGCCGCCCATTTGCAGCACAAGCTCAAGAAATCTCATTATACCTCCACTGATATTCCATCTACTGTTG AACGGATCATGTGTCCCGAGGTGCCGTTAGCGCTAAGAATGTCAGGACATCTTTTGCTCGGGGTCGTACGGATATATTCAAAGCAAGTTGACTATTTCTACGACCATTGTAATGATGTAAGGATTACAATAAATAGGGTCTTTACATATGTCAATGTCAATCTGCCAGAAGATGCCAATCATGCTCCATATCATTCTGTCACTTTACCGCAAACTTTTGATCTCGATGCTTTGGATGTAGATGATTTTCGTAAAGACTG GGGCCAAGATTCACATGTTAAGAGCCAGGATGATATAACGTTGATGG ATCAAGTTCCAACTGGGAAAGATCCTTACATTGTCATTTCGTTTAACGAG GATGACCTCCGAGATTCTTCATCCACACAAGAAAGGTTAGCATCAGAGGCTGTGCCTATGAAGGA TGTTCCTCCTCCTGTTCAAATGGATACAGATGCTGGTTATGTAGATCGGTCCCCACAAAGTCCAATAGGTGTTAATGAAATAACTATAGGAAATAGTAGCCCACAAGATCTGCCTAGCATTGAAATTATGCGTAATGCGAAACATCACGGTTTTCATTTCAATGATTCTCCCATTCTGCCTGATCGTGCTGATCCAGACAGATACCTCGAGGAACAAATCCTGAAAGATAAACAAACCTATACTCCTGTTAAAGAAGATGCAGTATTTCCAGACGGGCATTCTCTTTCATCTCATAGGCATGAAGAAGAACATTCATTTGAGCACTTGGATACTTTGATAACTTTTG TCCACCGGACACCTGAGATAAAAATCCAAGAAACTCCAGCTGTTGCACAACCAAAAGTTCAAAGGAGAAGAAGAAAGAGAAAGCAGTTTTTTGACGAGTCTACTGTATTCAGTAACCA GGACATGAAGAATGCATTAAGCGATACAACTGGTATTCGCCGGGTGAAGAAAAACTGTCCTTGTTCTTTGCTTGACATTTGGAAAGTAAACAACCGATTAAAGAAGGATGACGTCTTTTTTGAGCCCTTAATATCTG GATCTTGTGCTGCTATTCAGGATATCTATAAAGAAGACTTTATTACTTCTAAACCTCATTTAATTATCACAGAAAAAGAACACCAAGAGACAAATGTTTCTCAATCTATGCACGGCAATGATGATAATATAGAAATTGAACATCTTCGTTATAATGAGTGTGCATCACCGGAAGGATGTATGCCTTTGTTCTCCAACATCACGCTGCCTTCAACTGAGAGAAGCCGGAGAGGCCAGCTCACTCCCAAAAACTCCAACCATAAATTCCAATCAGAACGTCTGGAAACTACAGAAGGATTTGGAAGGCTAGACACAGGGATAAGATTATCTTCTGGACTTCATGATTCAGAAATGAGAACCCCTGAAACATTCTTCGGGGATGGGCTTCATCATGAGCATACAACACTTTTCGATATTCCAGAGCTGTTCAATTCTGCAGGA GAACTTGGTTTTCTGGAACAAGATGATAATTCTCCAGCTG GATCCCAAGGAACGCTGGATTTCGGTTTGTCCTCAATAAATCAGGGAACCCCTGAATTGCGAGCAATGTCTGCACGAACAAG GGCTGTGGCTCAATATTTGAAGAGGCAGTCATTTGCAACCCCTTTTTCAGACAAATCAGGTGAATCATCATCTGGAGATCTCAGTATGAACAAGATTTTGGAAggtaaaccaagaaagatatGTGCTCGAATGTTTTCTGAGACTTTG GTTTTGAAGAATTATGGACTTATAGATTTGCATCAAGAAGAGGCTTATAATGATATCACTCTGAAGATTACTCCTCAACTCTCAAAAGGTCAATTCTCGGGCTGA
- the LOC140823381 gene encoding sister chromatid cohesion 1 protein 3-like isoform X2 encodes MFFSHTFLARKGPLGTVWCAAHLQHKLKKSHYTSTDIPSTVERIMCPEVPLALRMSGHLLLGVVRIYSKQVDYFYDHCNDVRITINRVFTYVNVNLPEDANHAPYHSVTLPQTFDLDALDVDDFRKDWGQDSHVKSQDDITLMDQVPTGKDPYIVISFNEDDLRDSSSTQESVPPPVQMDTDAGYVDRSPQSPIGVNEITIGNSSPQDLPSIEIMRNAKHHGFHFNDSPILPDRADPDRYLEEQILKDKQTYTPVKEDAVFPDGHSLSSHRHEEEHSFEHLDTLITFVHRTPEIKIQETPAVAQPKVQRRRRKRKQFFDESTVFSNQDMKNALSDTTGIRRVKKNCPCSLLDIWKVNNRLKKDDVFFEPLISGSCAAIQDIYKEDFITSKPHLIITEKEHQETNVSQSMHGNDDNIEIEHLRYNECASPEGCMPLFSNITLPSTERSRRGQLTPKNSNHKFQSERLETTEGFGRLDTGIRLSSGLHDSEMRTPETFFGDGLHHEHTTLFDIPELFNSAGELGFLEQDDNSPAGSQGTLDFGLSSINQGTPELRAMSARTRAVAQYLKRQSFATPFSDKSGESSSGDLSMNKILEGKPRKICARMFSETLVLKNYGLIDLHQEEAYNDITLKITPQLSKGQFSG; translated from the exons ATGTTTTTCTCGCATACATTCTTGGCCAGGAAGGGGCCGTTGGGCACGGTTTGGTGCGCCGCCCATTTGCAGCACAAGCTCAAGAAATCTCATTATACCTCCACTGATATTCCATCTACTGTTG AACGGATCATGTGTCCCGAGGTGCCGTTAGCGCTAAGAATGTCAGGACATCTTTTGCTCGGGGTCGTACGGATATATTCAAAGCAAGTTGACTATTTCTACGACCATTGTAATGATGTAAGGATTACAATAAATAGGGTCTTTACATATGTCAATGTCAATCTGCCAGAAGATGCCAATCATGCTCCATATCATTCTGTCACTTTACCGCAAACTTTTGATCTCGATGCTTTGGATGTAGATGATTTTCGTAAAGACTG GGGCCAAGATTCACATGTTAAGAGCCAGGATGATATAACGTTGATGG ATCAAGTTCCAACTGGGAAAGATCCTTACATTGTCATTTCGTTTAACGAG GATGACCTCCGAGATTCTTCATCCACACAAGAAAG TGTTCCTCCTCCTGTTCAAATGGATACAGATGCTGGTTATGTAGATCGGTCCCCACAAAGTCCAATAGGTGTTAATGAAATAACTATAGGAAATAGTAGCCCACAAGATCTGCCTAGCATTGAAATTATGCGTAATGCGAAACATCACGGTTTTCATTTCAATGATTCTCCCATTCTGCCTGATCGTGCTGATCCAGACAGATACCTCGAGGAACAAATCCTGAAAGATAAACAAACCTATACTCCTGTTAAAGAAGATGCAGTATTTCCAGACGGGCATTCTCTTTCATCTCATAGGCATGAAGAAGAACATTCATTTGAGCACTTGGATACTTTGATAACTTTTG TCCACCGGACACCTGAGATAAAAATCCAAGAAACTCCAGCTGTTGCACAACCAAAAGTTCAAAGGAGAAGAAGAAAGAGAAAGCAGTTTTTTGACGAGTCTACTGTATTCAGTAACCA GGACATGAAGAATGCATTAAGCGATACAACTGGTATTCGCCGGGTGAAGAAAAACTGTCCTTGTTCTTTGCTTGACATTTGGAAAGTAAACAACCGATTAAAGAAGGATGACGTCTTTTTTGAGCCCTTAATATCTG GATCTTGTGCTGCTATTCAGGATATCTATAAAGAAGACTTTATTACTTCTAAACCTCATTTAATTATCACAGAAAAAGAACACCAAGAGACAAATGTTTCTCAATCTATGCACGGCAATGATGATAATATAGAAATTGAACATCTTCGTTATAATGAGTGTGCATCACCGGAAGGATGTATGCCTTTGTTCTCCAACATCACGCTGCCTTCAACTGAGAGAAGCCGGAGAGGCCAGCTCACTCCCAAAAACTCCAACCATAAATTCCAATCAGAACGTCTGGAAACTACAGAAGGATTTGGAAGGCTAGACACAGGGATAAGATTATCTTCTGGACTTCATGATTCAGAAATGAGAACCCCTGAAACATTCTTCGGGGATGGGCTTCATCATGAGCATACAACACTTTTCGATATTCCAGAGCTGTTCAATTCTGCAGGA GAACTTGGTTTTCTGGAACAAGATGATAATTCTCCAGCTG GATCCCAAGGAACGCTGGATTTCGGTTTGTCCTCAATAAATCAGGGAACCCCTGAATTGCGAGCAATGTCTGCACGAACAAG GGCTGTGGCTCAATATTTGAAGAGGCAGTCATTTGCAACCCCTTTTTCAGACAAATCAGGTGAATCATCATCTGGAGATCTCAGTATGAACAAGATTTTGGAAggtaaaccaagaaagatatGTGCTCGAATGTTTTCTGAGACTTTG GTTTTGAAGAATTATGGACTTATAGATTTGCATCAAGAAGAGGCTTATAATGATATCACTCTGAAGATTACTCCTCAACTCTCAAAAGGTCAATTCTCGGGCTGA